One stretch of Carassius carassius chromosome 18, fCarCar2.1, whole genome shotgun sequence DNA includes these proteins:
- the kcnk5b gene encoding potassium channel subfamily K member 5b, with protein sequence MADKGPILTSIIIFYLSIGAAIFQILEEPHLNAALEEYKNRTAELLMKYPCLNKDDLDQIIEVVAAAAGRGVTVTGENQFNNWSWENAVIFAATVITTIGYGNVAPKTNGGRLFCILYGLCGIPLCLTWISELGTFFGGRAKRLSQVLLHRGLTVKKVQFICTVVFLLWGFLVHLIFPAVVFMGFEDWTYLEGLYFSFTTLTTVGFGDYVAGVNPDINYPTLYRFFVQLWICLGLAWLSLFFSWNVHMVVEAHKVLKKRRLRRHRLPIDDVPEQKEVKKAFKPPPLSGVIDIFDFMSEKVEDYSDVIRAIGADERRKKKQEEELARSKSCSDLLRALVIPLDHSPRLKRRFSVSANMCMITSGESTDGLNSNNNNQEEQTLLKEHQRKEIKSEEKPRRNGWDSRKSDPSIFQSPVQSPTVTTSNRGSRFSVSKISEDRLLEKRKSIG encoded by the exons ATGGCAGATAAAGGACCTATTCTGACCTCAATCATCATTTTCTACTTGTCCATCGGAGCCGCGATATTTCAGATCCTCGAGGAgccgcatttaaatgcagctctGGAGGAGTATAAAAACCGCACTGCCGAGTTATTAATGAAATATCCCTGCTTAAATAAAGATGATTTGGACCAGATAATCGAG GTTGTGGCTGCGGCGGCTGGAAGAGGTGTGACTGTAACAGGAGAAAACCAATTCAACAACTGGAGTTGGGAGAACGCTGTTATTTTTGCTGCCACAGTCATCACTACCATAG GTTATGGCAATGTTGCGCCGAAGACAAATGGAGGCCGTTTATTCTGTATCCTGTATGGGCTCTGTGGCATTCCTCTTTGCCTCACCTGGATAAGTGAGCTGGGTACATTTTTTGGCGGCAGGGCAAAGCGCCTGAGTCAGGTGCTACTCCACAGAGGCCTCACTGTG AAAAAAGTGCAGTTCATTTGCACAGTTGTATTCCTTTTATGGGGTTTCCTGGTTCACTTGATCTTCCCAGCCGTTGTATTCATGGGCTTTGAGGACTGGACTTACTTAGAAGGCCTGTACTTCTCTTTCACCACCTTGACGACTGTTGGTTTTGGTGACTATGTAGCAG GTGTGAACCCAGATATAAATTACCCAACTCTATACAGATTTTTCGTGCAGTTATGGATCTGCCTGGGTCTTGCCTGGTTGTCACTGTTCTTCAGCTGGAATGTGCATATGGTGGTCGAGGCACACAAAGTTCTGAAGAAAAGGAGGCTGAGACGCCACAGGCTGCCCATCGATGATGTACCGGAacaaaaagaagtaaaaaaagcCTTCAAGCCGCCACCTCTCTCTGGCGTCATCGACATCTTTGATTTCATGTCTGAGAAGGTAGAGGACTACAGCGATGTTATCCGAGCCATCGGAGCAGAcgagaggaggaagaagaagcaGGAGGAGGAACTGGCACGGTCCAAGAGCTGTAGTGACCTGCTGCGCGCCCTGGTCATCCCACTCGATCACTCTCCTCGTCTGAAACGTCGCTTCAGCGTCAGCGCAAACATGTGCATGATCACGTCTGGAGAGTCAACGGATGGcctcaacagcaacaacaacaaccaagaGGAACAGACACTTCTGAAAGAGCaccaaagaaaagaaataaagagcGAAGAGAAGCCTAGACGTAATGGATGGGACTCCCGAAAATCAGACCCTTCAATCTTTCAGAGCCCTGTTCAAAGCCCTACCGTTACCACCAGTAATAGAGGATCAAGATTCTCAGTGTCTAAAATATCAGAAGACCGTTTATTAGAGAAGAGAAAAAGCATTGGTTGA
- the fosl2l gene encoding fos-related antigen 2, protein MNAAERNCISGGVISNSSSQVEMQISKSPFITTVNAVPSRRELRWIIEPVMPSESLHQTSQPPANQRESFRRNLQLTPDEEEKIRRRRERNKMAAAKCRNRRRELIDLLQEETERLHMEQVVLQRQVSCLQQEKEQLKMLLASHASICTLAQDKPHSLDTFLPGEHLPSKISITVKQEPLDDVSGSGHLALQQTEKGSKLH, encoded by the exons ATGAACGCAGCTGAACGCAACTGCATCTCTGGAGGCGTTATCTCCAATTCCAGCAG ccaGGTCGAAATGCAGATATCCAAAAGTCCTTTTATCACCACTGTCAATGCAGTCCCATCGAGACGAGAGCTGCGCTGGATAATCGAGCCAGTGATGCCCAGTGAGAGTCTGCACCAGACCAGTCAACCTCCAGCAAATCAGAGAGAAAGCTTCAGAAGAAATCTACAG CTCACTCCAGATGAAGAGGAGAAGATAAGACGGAGAAGAGAGCGTAACAAAATGGCTGCTGCCAAATGCCGCAACCGCAGACGAGAACTTATTGACCTTCTTCAGGAG GAGACTGAGCGTCTGCACATGGAGCAGGTCGTGCTGCAGAGGCAGGTGAGCTGCCTGCAACAGGAGAAAGAGCAGCTGAAAATGCTACTGGCATCCCATGCATCCATCTGCACACTGGCACAGGACAAACCTCATTCCTTGGACACTTTTTTGCCAGGAGAGCACCTCCCATCCAAAATTTCCATCACAGTAAAACAGGAACCTCTGGATGACGTAAGTGGGTCGGGACATTTGGCACTCCAACAGACGGAGAAAGGCTCTAAATTACACTAA